A genomic stretch from Anser cygnoides isolate HZ-2024a breed goose chromosome 30, Taihu_goose_T2T_genome, whole genome shotgun sequence includes:
- the LOC136787567 gene encoding olfactory receptor 14J1-like, producing the protein MANSSSVSEFLLLAFADTRELQLLHFGLFLGIYLAALLGNGLILTAVACDHRLHTPMYFFLLNLALLDLGCISTTLPKAMANALWDTRAISYPGCAAQVFFFAFLIGAEFYVLTVMSYDRYVAICKPLHYGSLVGSRACAQMAAAAWGSGFLNAVLHTATTFSLPLCQGNAVAQFFCEIPQILKLSCSGSDYLKEVRLLVVSACLAFGCFVFIVLSYVQILRAVLRMPSEQGRHKAFSTCLPHLAVVSLFVSTAMFAYLKPPSISSPSLDLVVAVLYVVVPPALNPLIYSMRNQELKATLKKLILVVLFTY; encoded by the coding sequence atggccaacagcagctctgtgagcgagttcctcctgctggcattcgcagacacgcgcgagctgcagctcctgcacttcgggctcttcctgggcatctacctggctgccctcctgggcaacggcctcatcctcaccgccgtagcctgcgaccaccgcctccacacccccatgtacttcttcctcctcaacctcgccctcctcgacctgggctgcatctccaccactctccccaaagccatggccaatgccctctgggacaccagggccatctcttatccagggtgtgctgcacaggtctttttctttgcctttttgattggagcagaattttatgttctcacagtcatgtcctacgaccgctacgttgccatctgcaagcccctgcactacgggagcctcgtgggcagcagagcttgtgcccagatggcagcagctgcctggggcagtggctttctcaatgctgtcctgcacacggccactacattttccctgcccctctgccaaggcaatgctgtggcccagttcttctgtgaaatcccccagatcctcaagctctcctgctcaggttCAGACTACCTAAAGGAAGTTAGACTTCTGGTTGTTAGTGCatgtttagcatttggctgttttgttttcattgtgctgtcctatgtgcagatcctcagagccgtgctgaggatgccctctgagcagggccggcacaaagccttttccacgtgcctccctcacctggccgtggtctccctgtttgtcagcactgccatgtttgcctacctgaagcccccctccatctcctccccatccttggacctggtggtggcagttttaTATGTGGTAGTacctccagcactgaaccccctcatctacagcatgaggaaccaggagctgaaagccacactgaagaaactgattctaGTTGTATTATTTACTTACTAA